One Vitis riparia cultivar Riparia Gloire de Montpellier isolate 1030 chromosome 4, EGFV_Vit.rip_1.0, whole genome shotgun sequence genomic window carries:
- the LOC117912897 gene encoding E3 ubiquitin-protein ligase RGLG3 isoform X2, which yields MDPDYRHRRQLPYIADNFNSLDQVTDALRESGLESSNLILGIDFTKSNEWTGRHSFHRKSLHAIGNTPNPYEQAISIIGRTLSPFDEDNLIPCFGFGDASTHDKYVFSFYPDHRYCRGFEEVLARYKEIVPYLKLSGPTSFAPIIDAAIDIVEGSNRQYHVLVIIADGQVSGSLDGSSGRFSPQEQATVNSIVAASRYPLSIILVGVGDGPWDAMKLFDDNIPQRSFDNFQFVNFSKIMSENMEASKKETAFALSALMEIPFQYRATLRLQPIDNNLVGGPRTRLLPPPKEVLDHDREALQHMMATTPSVEKTAPEDQVCPICLTNPKNMAFGCGHLTCKECGESISLCPLCREPINTRLKLYS from the exons GTTACTGATGCATTGAGAGAATCTGGCCTTGAATCATCAAACTTAATTCTTGGTATCGACTTCACAAAAAGCAATGAGTGGACAG GCAGGCATTCATTCCATAGGAAAAGCCTTCATGCAATTGGTAACACACCTAACCCATATGAACAAGCAATCTCTATAATTGGCCGAACTCTGTCTCCTTTTGATGAAGACAACTTAATACCTTGCTTCGGATTTGGTGATG CATCAACACACGATAAGTATGTTTTCAGCTTTTACCCTGATCACCGATATTGTCGTGGTTTCGAGGAGGTTCTGGCACGATATAAAGAGATTGTTCCGTACTTGAAGTTGTCAG GTCCAACTTCCTTTGCCCCGATAATCGATGCAGCTATTGACATTGTGGAGGGAAGCAACAGGCAATATCATGTTCTTGTCATTATTGCAGATGGGCAG GTTTCCGGAAGTCTTGATGGATCATCTGGAAGGTTTAGTCCACAAGAACAAGCAACTGTAAATTCTATAGTTGCGGCTAG CCGATATCCTCTCTCGATTATTTTGGTCGGTGTGGGAGATGGACCGTGGGATGCAATgaaattatttgatgataacATTCCTCAACGCTCATTTGACAACTTCCAG TTTGTCAACTTCTCAAAGATCATGTCTGAGAACATGGAAGCATCAAAGAAGGAAACAGCCTTTGCACTTTCGGCCCTAATGGAAATCCCATTTCAGTACAGAGCCACCCTGAGGCTGCAGCCAATCGA TAATAATTTAGTGGGTGGTCCACGTACAAGGCTGCTTCCACCTCCAAAAGAAGTGTTGGATCATGATAGGGAGGCATTGCAGCACATGATGGCCACCACCCCATCCGTGGAGAAAACAGCCCCAGAGGACCAg GTCTGCCCCATATGCTTGACAAATCCGAAGAATATGGCTTTTGGATGCGGTCATTTG ACTTGCAAGGAGTGTGGTGAGTCGATATCACTGTGCCCATTGTGCCGGGAGCCCATAAACACTCGTCTCAAGCTGTACTCATAA